The Haloarcula rubripromontorii region TCACCGACCGGTGTGCATGGTACGAGTCGGGGCACACACCTCTATCGCCGGCGGTGTCTACAACGCCGTCGAGGAACAGGTCGAGTACAGCGGCAACTGCGGGCAGATCTTCTCACACTCGCCGCAGGTCTGGCAGGACCCCAACATCGACGACGAGGAGGCCGAACAGTTCCGCGACCTCGCAGCCGACCACGGCGTCGGCCCGTGGGTCATCCACTCGTCGTACCTCGTCAACCTCTGTACGCCTAAAGACGATCTCCGCGAGAAGTCACTCGATTCGATGCAGAAGGAGGTCGACGCCGCCGCAAAGCTTGGCATCGAGTACGTCAACGTCCACCTCGGAGCCCACACCGGCGCGGGCGTCGATGGCGGGCTGGACAACGCCGCCAGCGTGCTGGACGACCTCGACATCCCCGATGGGGTCACAGTGCTGGTCGAGTCCGACGCGGGTAGCGGGACGAAACTCGGTGGCCAGTTCGAGCATCTGGCGACGGTTCGCGAACGAACCGATCAGGACATCGAGTTCTGTCTCGACACGGCCCACATGTTCGCCGCGGGCTACGACCTCTCGACGCCCGAGGCCGTCGACGAGACGCTTGCGACGTTCGACGAGGTCGTCGGGTTCGAGGACCTCGCCTGTGTCCACCTCAACGACTCGAAACACGAGTGCGGGACGAACAAGGACGAACACGCCCACATCGGCGAGGGCCACATCGGCGAAGACGGGATGCGCGCGTTCGTCAACCACGACGCCATCCGCGACGTGCCGCTGGTGCTTGAGACGCCGACCGAGGACGGCAAGAGCTTCGCCTGGAACATCGAGCGCGTCACGGAACTCCGCGGCGACTGATTTCGACCGCGGTACTTTTGAGTGCGACTCGACTCTGAGGAACTGTGCGCAGGTTCTCCGCCGACTACCTCGAAACCACCCGCAGGGGAATGTGGGCTGACTCCCGTGCGGCGCTCTCGGACCTGCAGTTGGACGAGTGTGAGCGCGTTCTCGACGTGGGCTGTGGAACCGGCGAACTGACCCGCGTCCTCCGCGAGGAGACCGACGGGACGGTCGTCGGCCTCGACGCCGACACGGACCTGCTGGCCGCCGCCGGCGACCCGGCCGTCTGCGGAGACGCGACGCGACTTCCCTTTGCTGCCGACAGCTTCGACCTCGTGGTCTGTCAGGCGCTGCTCATTAACCTCCCCGACCCCGAACTCGCGGTTCGGGAGTTCGCCCGCGTCGCCACCGACCGGGTGGCCGCCATCGAGCCGAACAACGCCGCCGTCACTGTCGAATCGACCGTCGACGCGGAGCCGGCGCTGGCCCGCCGCGCCCGCCGGCTCTTTCTCGATGGGGTGCGGACGGACGTTACCCTCGGCGGCGATGCCGCCGACGTATTCCGCGACGCGGGGCTGTCCGTCGTCTCGACAACGAAATACAATCAGGAGCAGCGCATTGAGCCGCCCTACGACGACGCGGCGATACAAGCGGCCCGGCGGAAGGCGACTGGAACGGGGCTGGCCCACGACCGTGAGACAATTCTCAACGGCGAGGCGACGCCCGCCGAGTACGACGCACTCCGGGAGCGCTGGCGGTCGATGGGACGGGACGTAATCGAGCAGATGCAAGACGAGACCTACGAGCGCCGCGAGACGGTGCCGTTCTTCGTTACTGTCGGCGAGGGTCCGTGACCCGCTCGCTACCGAGTTCGGGGAGCAGAGTGCCCGCCAGTCCGTAGACTGCGATGTCCAGCAGACTGGCGAGCAGGCCGACGACGCCCCCGACGACACTGGCGACACCGACCCCGATGAGAAGCACCAGCAGCACCGACTGGAGGCGAACCCCGCCGCTCTGTAGCGTCGAGACGAGTGCCACCGCGAGCAGTCCCAG contains the following coding sequences:
- a CDS encoding class I SAM-dependent methyltransferase; protein product: MWADSRAALSDLQLDECERVLDVGCGTGELTRVLREETDGTVVGLDADTDLLAAAGDPAVCGDATRLPFAADSFDLVVCQALLINLPDPELAVREFARVATDRVAAIEPNNAAVTVESTVDAEPALARRARRLFLDGVRTDVTLGGDAADVFRDAGLSVVSTTKYNQEQRIEPPYDDAAIQAARRKATGTGLAHDRETILNGEATPAEYDALRERWRSMGRDVIEQMQDETYERRETVPFFVTVGEGP
- a CDS encoding deoxyribonuclease IV translates to MVRVGAHTSIAGGVYNAVEEQVEYSGNCGQIFSHSPQVWQDPNIDDEEAEQFRDLAADHGVGPWVIHSSYLVNLCTPKDDLREKSLDSMQKEVDAAAKLGIEYVNVHLGAHTGAGVDGGLDNAASVLDDLDIPDGVTVLVESDAGSGTKLGGQFEHLATVRERTDQDIEFCLDTAHMFAAGYDLSTPEAVDETLATFDEVVGFEDLACVHLNDSKHECGTNKDEHAHIGEGHIGEDGMRAFVNHDAIRDVPLVLETPTEDGKSFAWNIERVTELRGD